The segment CGGGTTATCGTGGAATATTATGGGATGGAAACGCCCTTAAATCAATTAGCCAATATTACTACCCCCGATGCTACCACTATCAATATTTTGCCCTACGATAAAGGCAGCATGGGCGCGATAGAAAAGGCCATTAACCTCTCTGACTTGGGTCTAACGCCGAATAATGATGGTAAGGTCATTCGGTTAAATATTCCTCCCCTAACGGAAGAACGACGCAAAGAATTGGTGAAATTGGCGGGAAAATTGGCCGAAGAGGGTAAAGTCGCCATCCGCAATATCCGTCGAGATGGCATTGATACAGTGCGTAAACAAGAAAAAAATAATGAGATTTCTGAAGATGAGTCCCGTAATTTACAAGACGAAATTCAGAAAATTACTGATAAGTTTACGACGAAAATTGATGAACTATTAAAAGTTAAAGAAAAGGATATTATGACCGTTTAATTGATTGAACTTGAGTCTGACACAAAAGGGAATAGGGAATACTCCGTGGGGCTACATTTAACATGATTTGTTTTAGGGCATTAACTGTTCCATTTTTTCTCCCCATTCCCTACTGTTGATTCATTTTAAGAAGCCTCCAGAGGGAAAGACCTTAAAAACAAATCCTTCAATGATCAATCAATGACCTATAATAATAAATTAATCTTGAAGAGAATAAATATTGACTAACCCATGACTCAAACAAAACGCGCCCTAATTACTGGTATTACTGGCCAAGATGGCTCTTATTTAAGTGAGTTTTTATTAGAACAAGGGTACGAAGTCCACGGGATTATTCGTCGAACCTCTACGTTCAATACCGATCGCATCGATCATATTTACGTCGATCCCCATGATACCCAAGCCAAACTGTTTCTTCACTATGGAGACTTAACCGACGGAACCACTCTGCGTCGTATCTTAGAACAGGTTCAACCCGTAGAAATCTATAACTTAGGAGCCCAGTCCCATGTTAGGGTGAGTTTTGATTCTCCCGAATATACCGTAGATTCAGTGGGAATGGGAACCCTGCGTCTGTTGGAAGCCATTCGAGACTACCAACAGCGTACAGGAATTGAGGTTCGGTTTTATCAAGCCGGATCATCGGAAATGTTCGGTAAAGTCCAAGACATTCCCCAAAAAGAAACCACTCCCTTCTATCCTCGCAGTCCCTATGCCTGTGCTAAAGTCTATGCCCATTGGCAAACTGTCAATTATCGGGAATCTTACGATTTATTTGCCTGTAATGGTATTTTATTTAACCATGAATCCCCCCGGCGCGGCGAAACCTTTGTAACTCGCAAGATTACGAGAGCGATCGCCCGTATTGTCGCAGGAACCCAGAAAAAACTCTATTTAGGGAACCTTGATTCTAAACGGGACTGGGGCTACGCTAAAGACTACGTTAGAGCCATGTGGCTCATGTTACAACAACAAGAAGCCGATGATTATGTCATCGCTACGGGAGAAACCCATTCTATTCGAGAATTTTTGGAAATTTCTTTTAATTATGTGAATCTCAAGTGGGAAGATTACGTTGCCTTTGATGAACGCTATCTCCGTCCGGCGGAAGTGGATTTACTGATTGGAGATCCCACCAAGGCTAAGGAAAACCTGGGTTGGGAACCTTCTGTTACCTTTGAGGAGTTAGTCCATTTAATGGTTGAGGCTGATTTAGCTGTTTTAGGGCTTTCTTCTCCTAATGGAACCCCTAATGACCAAATATTGTTGTTAAAAGATAATGCCTATGTTCGTCAACCAATGAGCGTTATGGTGGACTAATTTTCCTCAATAAAACTCAAGGACAAAAAAAGATCACAGTGTGAGTTAATTAAGGTAACAATTAAGTCATGATCATAGATAATTGAGAAAGCAAGCCTTA is part of the Rippkaea orientalis PCC 8801 genome and harbors:
- the frr gene encoding ribosome recycling factor; this encodes MMLAELEDNMQKSVEATQRSFNTIRTGRANASLLDRVIVEYYGMETPLNQLANITTPDATTINILPYDKGSMGAIEKAINLSDLGLTPNNDGKVIRLNIPPLTEERRKELVKLAGKLAEEGKVAIRNIRRDGIDTVRKQEKNNEISEDESRNLQDEIQKITDKFTTKIDELLKVKEKDIMTV
- the gmd gene encoding GDP-mannose 4,6-dehydratase gives rise to the protein MTQTKRALITGITGQDGSYLSEFLLEQGYEVHGIIRRTSTFNTDRIDHIYVDPHDTQAKLFLHYGDLTDGTTLRRILEQVQPVEIYNLGAQSHVRVSFDSPEYTVDSVGMGTLRLLEAIRDYQQRTGIEVRFYQAGSSEMFGKVQDIPQKETTPFYPRSPYACAKVYAHWQTVNYRESYDLFACNGILFNHESPRRGETFVTRKITRAIARIVAGTQKKLYLGNLDSKRDWGYAKDYVRAMWLMLQQQEADDYVIATGETHSIREFLEISFNYVNLKWEDYVAFDERYLRPAEVDLLIGDPTKAKENLGWEPSVTFEELVHLMVEADLAVLGLSSPNGTPNDQILLLKDNAYVRQPMSVMVD